The DNA window CAATGGATCAGAATCATCAAATTGTGCTCACAAGACCTCAAGAAAAGGCTTGAGGATCGTAGACAAGCACTAGCTAGGTAGCCATGGCTGAATAGTATAATCCTCAAGGGCCCGGGAGGTGGCTAGATCGGAGGCTGCAAACACAGGGACGAAGACGAAGGGAAGAAGAAGTGGAGGACAAATGCATGATGACATCAACACTCTGCATGATTTAGGAGGAGGGCCCCCCGCTGCATCAGCTCCTCAGCATATAAATTAGGTCTCCAGTCTATTTttgatactatttttttatctccATCTTTACCACTCTGTTAGTTTTAATggccataatttttaaataatctcatGAAACTCGAGCAATGGTGACAAAAATCCCCTCATCGCATAATAAAACAAGCTGTCAAGGGAAGGAATACAAGAGCTTTTAGCAAGTTTCACGTGAAAGGATCTCAAGTAATTTAATGGCTAAACAGATTATCCTTCCTCCTGTCTAGGTATACACCGATTCATGTCCGTTAAATGcttcacaaaataaataaataacacaccAAGTAATTGGACTGTTGTGCTTTGTCATGAGGATAACTTCCTCTCTTACAAGACAGGCAGTGAAGTGGACAGGAGTTTATGAGTTACTACAACCTTACCCTACGGGGAAGCTAGGTGCTTATAACAGCTCAATAGAAGTGAAATTATTTGAGATGGCTCAAGGTAGGTAAGTGCCTTGTATAGCTACAGACTAtaattctgggtttttttttaaaaaaatagcacaataGGTTAAATTTTTTGGAGAAATAACATATTTTCACCTTGTCTTACTTCAAAAATGCAACAACTTAGTATTTAGCTTTATTGTCAATCTTGTGGCTTAATTGGTGGGGTGGTTGATTCAATTATAAGAACCAatcaattgttttatataaaaatcttaattttatgaacTCTTGTGTTAAAATCATTGACGATGATGATTTGATACACTGATTTGGAGGGAAGGCAATATACATGGTTATTCTATACATTGCGATGGCGAATGATTCATGGTGATGGAAGTAGAATGATATATGCATGCTTTTTTTAGGCTAACATGTCAAGAATTTTCGGTGGTCGAAACAAAGGTTGGACAACAGGAATGTTGCAGACTTGCAGTGACAAAATTTTGTGGCTGATGAGGAGGTGTGCTGGATTTTTAGATTTCAAAAATCTCTCATCGAGATCTTGATTTTagtagttttataattttttttatgaatcggTTGACCGATTTAACTGACCATTACAAACTGGTCATCATTTCCAACGACATCTAATTATATGTCGTAGTACAGAACCGTGACATCCAAATACGTGTTCATTTCATCACAAACTTTTTGCTGACATgttaattcaactttttttttttattttgcgtGCTAATATTCCAATTGATCCATAATTTTGATGAAAGCATTGAGATGGTGAATGTCCTTGCACTTTCCATAAAGAGCATGCACGTTAAGTCTGTAGTAATAGCAGGCTGTCCGGTCTTTAATTAGAAGGTAATCTCATCCCTGCCAATGGCTTAATTTGGGCATTTAACTTGAAAAGTTTCTATTTTGAGGAGGACtagcaaataataattttgacaCAGACTCTGGATTCGCACAAGAATTTAGCTGTGCCGTGAAAGGTGATATTATAAAGTGCATGACACGGGTCCACGCACAGCAGCCCACTGGGCATTAACAATGCAAACTGCACTTTCTCCTTCTATAAAATGCAGAGTTGTCTAAGCTTGAAGCTATCAGGTGAAGCTTCTTCCTTAGCTTTCACAAATTTTTTGACACATTTCCAAATTCTGTTTCCATGGCTCCTGTTCCCGTTTCTCCAATTAACGTTGGTCATATTGATGATGTTCAAGAACTGAGAAAGGCGAGGCCAGCAACAATCCCTGAAAGATTTGTTAGGGACATGACAGAAAGACCAACACTAGCCACAGCTCTACAGCCTCCTGATACCGTTCCCATCATTGATTTCTCGAGGCTTGTTAAAGGCAATAAAGATGAATACAAGAGTGAAATGTTGCAGCTGACAAGAGCTTGCGAGGAGTGGGGTTTTTTCCAGGTACAAGTTGATACTTCTCTTTCccccttctttctttgttaGTGCAGGGTAGAATGAGCACGAAGGCTGAGTTTatattgctttcttgtttttatcaGGTGATTAACCACGGGATTGATCTGAGCTTGCTGGAGAGTATAGAGAAGGTTGCCGAGGATTTCTTCGTTCTGCCTTTGGAGGAGAAGCAGAAGTATCCCATGTTGCCGGGGACTGTTCAGGGATATGGACAGGCCTTTGTGTTCTCTGAGGACCAGAAGCTGGACTGGTGCAACATGTTTGCTCTTGGGCTTGAGCCCCACTTTATAAGGGTCCCAAAACTGTGGCCAGCAAAGCCACTCAAGTTCAGGTAACAGCGTAGAACACAATTTCTATTTCCTCCAGAATTTTTAGCGGGCAAGTCTTCAATTTACTTATAATGCGTCGTGCAATTCTTGCATCAGTGAAACTGTAGAGGTCTATTCAGGAGAAGTGAGGAAGCTGTGTCAGCATCTACTTGAATATATAGCCATGACACTAAACCTGAGAgcagatttttttaaagagatgtTTGGGGTGGCTGTGCAAGCCATAAGGATGAACTACTACCCGCCATGTGCAAGACCGGACCTTGTTTTAGGTCTTAGTCCACATTCAGATGGAAGTGCCCTTACAGTGTTGCAGCAAGGGAAGGGTGGTTCAGAAGGACTCCAAATCCTTAAAGACAACAAATGGATGCCTGTTCAGCCTGCTCCAAATGCATTTGTCATAAACATTGGCGACACTTTAGAAGTAAGGAAATCACGGGCTTTCCCTTTCTCCATCTTACCATGAATCGATGTTGTAGAATTCACTAATTTTCTGCATGCACAGGTTCTAACAAATGGAAAATACAAGAGTGTGGAACACAGAGCAGTGACTCACAAGGAAAAAGACAGGCTCTCTATCGTCACATTTTATGCCCCTAGCTATGAAATAGAGCTCGGACCAATTCCAGAACTGGTGGATGAGAACAACCCATGCAAGTTTAGGACATACAATCATGGAGAGTACAGTAAACACTATGTGACTAGCAAATTGCAAGGCAAGAAAACCCTGGAATTTGCCAAAGTTGAAAGCAAGAAACCTACTTAACAAGGCCCTACTTAGCAACACACACGCCCGCCTTGGGGTGCTCAATATTTAGATTTTGTATAAAATGTCGTTTATGTTTCTATTTAGAATGGTAAGGTCAAATCACAAGTTGATGGGATGCACTATTCTTGTGCAAACTCATTTGTATTAGCTCATCAATTAATACAAGGCGGTGGGGTCTTGTGTTTCCAAAGCATTTCCTGTCCAGTGCGTTTAgtaagcagcagcagcaagtaggaattaatgaaaacaagaatcaaaacagaaaaaagatgTCACTTTTAATATTCCCCGTATCAGATTCCTAACAGGGAAAGAAACCAGCAATCATGCGGGGAGAACCTAACCACACTGCCACTCCATATTTCTGCAagaatcaaaacacaaaaagggACAAAATCGTTGGTTTTCAATTGTTTAAGAGGAAAGCATTTTCTTAGTGGTAGGAAAGGGGAGAGCCCACATGTATAATGTAATGCATACTGTTAAGTTGTTAATATATTATTGGTGTGAGGGTAGAGCACTAAGCAACCAACTAGTAATTCTGGTGATTCTAAGTTGAAGTGACAACAAGCAGATCACAAGAGAAATTCCCAGCATGCATGACATAAGGTGTtaggtaaaacaaaaataattggcaGAAATCTCAAGAttcataataaaactaaaaagaagaaaacgttCAGCAAATTTAGAACCGCATTTCCAAGGAAAGTGATGGTGGAACCTGCAGagtagaatattttaaaaaatcgcTTCCCCTAAGCCCATTATAAATGAGCTTTTTGAAGTGAATCATGTCTTGTGTTGAACTCAATCATAACAAGAAGCAAAGGAATGCTGATGCAATCAATTCCGTAGGAAAATTTTACTGGATGGCAAGAAAGACAGCCTGGAAAAATTGCTGGTGCAATCAGCAAAGTGGAATATTATATACTAACTATCCACCGTTACAAGCTTATACAACAAATCATGTCTTGTTTGAACTTAATCAAGGAGAACAGGTAGCAAATGAAAGATGATGCGATCAATTTAGTggggagaaaaagagagaaagaagaaagaaacgtGAGAAATTCTGACCATGTTAACAAATAAGTGATGGAATGATTATCTCCACTTCCAAATCCCCCAGGTGGGAATAAAAAGTATCTGACCATTGTATTCAAGAAAGTATGATTGAAGCTGAAAATGCAAATCCAAAATACACTGCACCGCTCATAAGTTTGGATTGGGATCATAACACGAACCTTGCCAGCTTTTATTCTCAGTTTTCACAACAGAAATCCTAGTTACTTCGACCTGTCACGGGCAATGGAAAGCAAACATTGGTTCAAAGAACCTGCAAAACTTTCATGGTCATGGAAAGCTAAGTCTTATTGAGCCCTCTGTCTATAGCAAATGTTCCTTGTTCCTCGTATTCAGGAATGAAGCAAGACAATCAAGTGAAGCCTCTTTGTAACTctaaaatggaaataaaatttctcttccagccagcaattaaaaaaaaaacacatcatttaGCTGAGAGTTTCCGGGCAGCAGATGACTCCAGCTTTGATCACATCAGATAGAACTGGAGAGGATATATTAAACAGCAAGATTTCATAGTCGAGCAAGAAGGACCGCGTAGAAATTCTCTTTGCCAGAAGAAATCATCTGCTtcagaaagaagagagaagaagctTTCGATGATGACGTTCGACAACCCACGATGGCCAACCAAACGTGCAAGTTTATTGTATTCCACAACTTGCTATCACCATTTTCGATTGTTGGAAtcatccctccctccctctttcAAGATACTCTTTTTCTTTAGGAGTGGGGGTTTTTGCGGAGAGTGATCTCAGCAAAATGGGGTCCAAAATGCATGAGGAAATCCACAGGTTGCAAGTCAatgtcattaaaataatataataagtaGAATGGCGAGGAATAGGAACTCAAGACTAATGGCAAAAGGACTAAAGTTGGGGACAGGCAGACAATTCATGGAAGGACGCAATTGCTTCCTAGTGTTTGCTTCCTGATCTGGGAGAGTAAAGACAACCGTCGGTTTTGCTCCTTTCACTTGTCCATTTCGGGACCCTGTTGTGTCCAAATTCCAAAATCTATGGTTGCTTCACGCACATTCATCGACTCTCAGTGTCGCACATCATTTGTGAATTCTCTTGTCCTCCAAGCTGACTTCAACTGAGAAAAGTCTCCTCACCATCTTTCAGTCTCCGGCTACAACCCTAACGCGTACGTTAGCAGTAACAGCAAAGCTCCTTCCTGCGCTCCTTTGGCGGCCTTGATCTCCATCATAAAGGATCGACCAATCATCCCATGATCCCAAGCAGTGAGACAACCACTTTTGAGGGATTTACTTGGCTAGATTCCGTGTTTGCAAGCCAAAAGTCGGAAGATATTTGTCTGACGTCTTGATCCAATAGAATAAGAGGTCTTGTCATTTCAAATCAAACTACTGCAAGCGTCATTTCATTTCTCAGCATGACTGCAAAACCACAAATATTTCCATCTTTCACGTTATGGGGACGAATCTTGTTGAAAACAACTTCCCATTAGAGCATGCAAGATGCACAGCTTCAGATTCTATGAACTAGAAATTATTGTTAAGAATCTAGACCCAAAAGCAAATACAGAGCCTGCCATGCTGCTTCCGTTAAAATAAACTATTTCTAGGACGGAACAATTGCAACCCCGCAACGATCGACCTGCCCGGTTACACGAGCCGTAATGGTTAACCGGATTGCCATGCTCTTATGTTGGACAAAAACAATGCCATTTCAAGCTGGCTCGATCCAAACACTGATTGTAAAACAGAAAGGCCTCCGTTGTTTATATAGGAAAGGccgaaaaaataaattattgagctctttctatttaataaaatcaagggTGTGGATTGATTGAGCTATGGGGACCGGTCATGTTATCCCTAGCTTTTGAGGTTTGGTGCTTCTGAATGTTTGTAAAACACGTTCTAATGAAACAGTTTTAAAACGAACTCATTCCACCAGAGAACGCAGTTGATTTTCTAAATTTGAGAAAGTTAGGATTGTGTTACAGAGGTGCGATCAAGTGAAAGAAGTCGAGACCACTTATCATATGATTCTTAAACTGGCCCGGTGATTCCagttataaaaaagaaaaaaagagttgggGAAACACCTACCATATGATGCCATGGAGCTGTCGTATCATCTAGAACTCGGGTCCCCAAAGAGATGTGGCGTGTGGTTGCAGTTTATGAAAACATATCGAAGAAAAGCTATAAATTACAGTTTCACGAGAGTTTTTAGCAGAGCTCGTGCAGAGTTGCAGTGTAAGGACCGCATCACAAAAACAATCAAGCTATAATTATATGCATCATGGCCGGATGACACTTGTACCATACCACCAAATGGGAAAGCGTTATGGTTGACAAGAAATATTCAAAGATGAACCGTTTTTTAAGGGGTTTACATCAATAAAATAACTGGGACAATGTAATGAGAGATGTTCAACTTTTAGCTCTCCTTGAAAACGGATAGACTTCAAATAAATAGATTGATCTCAACTTTTTTGGAGAAAGTGAAATGATGCAAGTCAAAGCAGTTCCAAGTTTTTACGAGTATGAACAGTCTAATAATATTTGATAACCAACACatccatgtaattaaataacGCAAACTCGGAGTTACTCTTATAGATGATACagtgaaaaacataaaatagcaCAGGTAATGATGCTCGCATTCAAAGACAAACCATTCACCTGGTTTTGTTTCTGGATCCGACAAACAAAATGTTAAGTGAAGAGAACTAAATTACATTTCCCCCCCTTCTACTGGAATAGCAAGCacaattattaacaaacaaacaacTAAGTCATGTGGTAGACTCAATGTAGCAAGGTAAATGATACATGATAGTCCCCCTGGCGCATTGGATCACATTAGGGAAGCAATTAGATTTCTCCATCATGCGTACACAATCTATAGAAGTTGTTCATACCTGGCTCTGGAGGAAAAATATGCGAGGGTTCCAGCTCCTGCTTCCAATCAATCACCAAAGAGGCACTCACTAGCAGCATCTATACACACCCGTGCTATTTCAACGTATACAGTCGCTCTTTGGTGTGATTTGCAGCAACAATGGTCACCATGTCATTATTCATGGACGATCAAGCATGCTGTTTTATGCCAAGTATCTGAACAAATTGGGGTTTTCTTTGTCCCTTTCAAGATAGTCTCGAGTAATCAGATCTTCAATCCGTTTTTTAATTGCCCTGAAATCAGGCTGCAAATCCACATTTCAATTAAAACAGTGATTTAAGATAGAGGGAAGAAAAGGAACGCATACCATCAAGAGGAAACTAAATGTCAATATAAACCTTGAACATGCGACCCAACTGCTCAACACACTCCATAACCAATTGCTGGTGACCCAAAACTTTGCGGCTCTTCATGATGCGCACAATTGATGCATCAATCGCATACCTTCTGTCCTTATCAACATCTTCAAttactttcttcttttcatCTACAGGAGGCAGTGGAATCTGCAAGTTGAACAAAGAAGGCTCATTAGCTTTCACATGATACAGAACAGTGACAGGACATTGTAGAAGCTCTCAGCACCTTGATCCTCCTCATTTTGTCAGTAAATTTGGAGTTGAATTCAAAGTGATCGGTAGGagatattgtttttgtatttggcTCTTTGTTTAGAATCTTATACTTTGCGCATGACAAAGAGTGGAGCAGTCTAACAACATCATCATCAGTCAAGTTCAATTGAGTCATGATCTCTGAATAACTCAATCTATCTGAGGAGTTAAAAAGCAACAGTGCAGAAGCCTATTAAACACGGGAAAAAATCAACATTAGAAATAAAGAAACTTATGGACAACCTGCACTTCTACACTCTAATcagaattaataaataaaaacatatgcgGTTAAATTCATTAACATAACACCTGATAGGTTGTCACAATCAACTCCATGGTTTTTGGTTCAAATTTCCCAACAAGATTACAGGTACCCAATGAGTATATCCAGGTAAGTTTCCTgtgctttgtttttatttgataaaattctcTAAAAACTTCAACACACTTGACCTAAAGCAGAAGCAATCAGACAATCAGAGAAAGGTATGCGTTAGTGACACGTGACCTAAAGAAAAACCACACATTTGAACCAGAAAGCAACAAACATTTTAACTAAGACAAATTAGTAAGCATACCATCTCCGCTGGAAGGTTCAAATCAAAAGACTTGTAACTAGGCCAGAAGCCAGTTGTCAAAACCGTAACCGTCAAGTCAATTCCTGGATTTGCATTTGGGTTGTTGCTTAGATACTCCTCAAAACTGGTTTGGTTTTCCCGAGCTAATGTCAAGTCCGTAACCTGGACAacaatcaaattcaagaaagaatCGCAATTTGCATCCCAATCTTACATGTGCATAGCAATCTAAACTTCTGAATTAGAAAATGATGGTTCAAGGCAACTGACCATTCCCTCCATCTTTGAGGTGAACTGCCCACCACATTGCTGCTTCAGCTTTGTCAAAATGCTTCTCTCATGGTCATCATTGGCACTCTTATCAAAAAGTAGACGTCGAGCAAGCTTTTTCCTGCCAGAAACcatgcaacaaaaaaataatcctctTTTAGTTAAAAAGTTCACCATATAATGTTCGATTAAAGCATCTATTCATCAGAAGATGACATAATTCACCTATAAAATTCAGCAAACAAGTCTTTGTCGCTAATATAAGCAAGCAGCTTCACAACCTATAAATCAATGACAAATTCAATT is part of the Populus alba chromosome 10, ASM523922v2, whole genome shotgun sequence genome and encodes:
- the LOC118034519 gene encoding protein LATERAL BRANCHING OXIDOREDUCTASE 1, whose translation is MAPVPVSPINVGHIDDVQELRKARPATIPERFVRDMTERPTLATALQPPDTVPIIDFSRLVKGNKDEYKSEMLQLTRACEEWGFFQVINHGIDLSLLESIEKVAEDFFVLPLEEKQKYPMLPGTVQGYGQAFVFSEDQKLDWCNMFALGLEPHFIRVPKLWPAKPLKFSETVEVYSGEVRKLCQHLLEYIAMTLNLRADFFKEMFGVAVQAIRMNYYPPCARPDLVLGLSPHSDGSALTVLQQGKGGSEGLQILKDNKWMPVQPAPNAFVINIGDTLEVLTNGKYKSVEHRAVTHKEKDRLSIVTFYAPSYEIELGPIPELVDENNPCKFRTYNHGEYSKHYVTSKLQGKKTLEFAKVESKKPT